A stretch of Aedes aegypti strain LVP_AGWG chromosome 2, AaegL5.0 Primary Assembly, whole genome shotgun sequence DNA encodes these proteins:
- the LOC5565758 gene encoding galactosylgalactosylxylosylprotein 3-beta-glucuronosyltransferase S isoform X1, producing MLVRMVYNSVRNMTKARNFAFLIVVALLVFAILSLLSNTSSAASDDVNKEYSIVPENDTMALCFESLQDTRKLLYSSTDNDNDIEPEPIIYFVTPTYPRREQVAEITRLGQTLMHIPYLHWIVADDTSVCNNFLNNLLKKFGIPYTHIASPMPEFYRTKKLVPRGVANRRAALAWIRNNNKKTGVLYFGDDDNTFDLKLFSEIRSTKKVSMFPVGLIGDYAISTPVVKHGKVDGFFDSWPAKRKWPVDMAGFAVNLEYMGLSPNVTMPYKAGYEEDEFLKSIGLKMQDIEPKANNCTEILVWHTQTKNNKPPKIRISNGILRNNQFNLGVLLKKLETMGVSHISQSEGTAAQITKDGKSKSLISWFS from the exons ATGCTCGTGAGGATGGTGTACAATTCCGTCCGAAACATGACAAAGGCGAGAAATTTTGCGTTCCTAATCGTGGTCGCACTTTTGGTGTTTGCCATACTTTCACTGCTGAGCAATACCTCGTCTGCTGCCTCAG ATGACGTCAACAAAGAATACTCAATCGTGCCCGAAAATGACACTATGGCGCTGTGCTTCGAAAGCTTGCAAGACACCCGCAAACTATTGTACAGCTCCACAGACAACGATAACGACATTGAACCAGAGCCGATCATCTACTTTGTAACGCCAACCTATCCCCGGAGGGAACAGGTTGCGGAAATCACCCGTCTCGGCCAGACACTGATGCACATTCCCTATCTTCACTGGATAGTGGCAGACGATACGTCCGTGTGCAACAACTTCCTCaacaatttgcttaaaaaaTTTG GCATTCCCTATACACACATTGCCAGCCCGATGCCCGAGTTTTATCGCACCAAGAAGCTTGTTCCTCGTGGTGTAGCCAACCGGCGAGCAGCACTAGCATGGATACGTAACAACAACAAGAAGACCGGTGTGCTGTACTTTGGCGACGATGATAACACCTTCGACTTGAAGTTGTTCAGTGAAATTCGCAGCACGAAAAAAGTATCCATGTTTCCGGTAGGGCTCATCGGTGATTATGCCATCAGCACCCCGGTGGTGAAGCAT GGAAAAGTCGATGGTTTCTTCGACTCGTGGCCTGCGAAGCGGAAGTGGCCCGTGGATATGGCAGGGTTTGCAGTGAACCTGGAATACATGGGTCTCAGTCCTAACGTGACCATGCCGTACAAGGCAGGCTACGAAGAGGACGAATTCCTGAAGAGCATTGGACTGAAGATGCAAGATATCGAACCCAAAGCGAACAACTGTACCGAGATATTGGTGTGGCACACGCAAACTAAAAACAACAAACCACCAAAGATACGGATTAGTAACGGCATACTGCGGAACAATCAATTCAACCTGGGGGTTCTCCTCAAGAAGCTCGAAACGATGGGCGTGAGTCATATCAGTCAGTCAGAAG
- the LOC5565758 gene encoding galactosylgalactosylxylosylprotein 3-beta-glucuronosyltransferase S isoform X2, protein MLVRMVYNSVRNMTKARNFAFLIVVALLVFAILSLLSNTSSAASDDVNKEYSIVPENDTMALCFESLQDTRKLLYSSTDNDNDIEPEPIIYFVTPTYPRREQVAEITRLGQTLMHIPYLHWIVADDTSVCNNFLNNLLKKFGIPYTHIASPMPEFYRTKKLVPRGVANRRAALAWIRNNNKKTGVLYFGDDDNTFDLKLFSEIRSTKKVSMFPVGLIGDYAISTPVVKHGKVDGFFDSWPAKRKWPVDMAGFAVNLEYMGLSPNVTMPYKAGYEEDEFLKSIGLKMQDIEPKANNCTEILVWHTQTKNNKPPKIRISNGILRNNQFNLGVLLKKLETMGVSHISQSEGETHRQRQ, encoded by the exons ATGCTCGTGAGGATGGTGTACAATTCCGTCCGAAACATGACAAAGGCGAGAAATTTTGCGTTCCTAATCGTGGTCGCACTTTTGGTGTTTGCCATACTTTCACTGCTGAGCAATACCTCGTCTGCTGCCTCAG ATGACGTCAACAAAGAATACTCAATCGTGCCCGAAAATGACACTATGGCGCTGTGCTTCGAAAGCTTGCAAGACACCCGCAAACTATTGTACAGCTCCACAGACAACGATAACGACATTGAACCAGAGCCGATCATCTACTTTGTAACGCCAACCTATCCCCGGAGGGAACAGGTTGCGGAAATCACCCGTCTCGGCCAGACACTGATGCACATTCCCTATCTTCACTGGATAGTGGCAGACGATACGTCCGTGTGCAACAACTTCCTCaacaatttgcttaaaaaaTTTG GCATTCCCTATACACACATTGCCAGCCCGATGCCCGAGTTTTATCGCACCAAGAAGCTTGTTCCTCGTGGTGTAGCCAACCGGCGAGCAGCACTAGCATGGATACGTAACAACAACAAGAAGACCGGTGTGCTGTACTTTGGCGACGATGATAACACCTTCGACTTGAAGTTGTTCAGTGAAATTCGCAGCACGAAAAAAGTATCCATGTTTCCGGTAGGGCTCATCGGTGATTATGCCATCAGCACCCCGGTGGTGAAGCAT GGAAAAGTCGATGGTTTCTTCGACTCGTGGCCTGCGAAGCGGAAGTGGCCCGTGGATATGGCAGGGTTTGCAGTGAACCTGGAATACATGGGTCTCAGTCCTAACGTGACCATGCCGTACAAGGCAGGCTACGAAGAGGACGAATTCCTGAAGAGCATTGGACTGAAGATGCAAGATATCGAACCCAAAGCGAACAACTGTACCGAGATATTGGTGTGGCACACGCAAACTAAAAACAACAAACCACCAAAGATACGGATTAGTAACGGCATACTGCGGAACAATCAATTCAACCTGGGGGTTCTCCTCAAGAAGCTCGAAACGATGGGCGTGAGTCATATCAGTCAGTCAGAAG